From the genome of Bradyrhizobium elkanii USDA 76, one region includes:
- a CDS encoding MdtB/MuxB family multidrug efflux RND transporter permease subunit: protein MNPSRPFILRPVATTLMMIAIMLSGMLAFRFLPVAALPEVDYPTIQVQTFYPGASPDVMTSSVTAPLEVQFGQMPNLTQMSSVSSAGSSVITLQFGLSISLDVAEQEVQAAINAAGNLLPSDLPAPPIYAKVNPADAPILTLGLTSKTMPLTQVQDFVDTRLAQKISQLPGVGLVSISGGQRPAVRIQADIRKLAAYGLNIDDLRTTLGNANINTPKGNFDGAMRAYTINANDQIRNASDYRSLIIAYKNGSPVRLSDVGNVVDGAQNDKLGAWMNETPAIILNIQRQPGANVISVVQGIKDLLPQLQATLPAAIDLNILTDRTVTIRASVRDVEYELSLAVILVVLVIFVFLRSTRATLIPSLSVPLSLVGTLGAMYLFGFSLNNLSLMALTIATGFVVDDAIVVIENISRYIEEGESPLEAALRGSEQIGFTIISLTVSLIAVLIPLLFMGDVVGRLFREFAITLSVTILISAVVSLTLVPMACAKLLKPEAMARENTFQRLSREAFDAVIAIYARMLNWVLDRQTFVLLIALTTFGLTALLYVVIPKGFFPVQDTGVIQAISEAPQSVSYAAMAERQQRLASAILKDPDVQSLSSFIGVDGTNTTLNSGRILINLKPHEQRKANVSTIMDRIKASTADLTGITLYMQPVQDLTIEGTVSRTQYQFILQDADPNELAEWTPKLVDKLRELPELSDVTSDISAQGLSVFVDIDRDQAARFGITPATIDNALYDSYGQRIVSTVFTNSNQYRVILEADPSLQNSLDSLSSIYLPSSVGSTPVPLSVMAKMRVETAPLQISHLGQFPSATVSFNLAPGASLGGAVTAIKQAQADINQPLGMITSFQGAALAFQSSLSNQLFLILAAIITVYIVLGVLYESFIHPLTILSTLPSAGIGALLALMMAGQDLTIIAIIGIILLIGIVKKNAIMMIDFALDAERNEGKPPREAIYQACLLRFRPIIMTTMAAVLGALPLMLGSGAGSELRNPLGISIVGGLLVSQLLTLFTTPVIYLWFDRLALRFAGRADEIGEASGSR, encoded by the coding sequence ATGAACCCGTCGCGGCCATTCATCCTGCGGCCGGTGGCGACGACCCTGATGATGATCGCCATCATGTTGTCGGGCATGCTCGCGTTCCGATTTCTCCCGGTCGCGGCGCTGCCGGAGGTCGACTATCCGACCATCCAGGTGCAGACCTTCTATCCGGGCGCGAGCCCCGACGTGATGACCTCGTCGGTGACGGCGCCGCTCGAGGTGCAGTTCGGCCAGATGCCGAATCTGACCCAGATGAGCTCGGTGAGCTCGGCGGGCTCGTCCGTGATCACGCTGCAGTTCGGCCTGTCGATCTCGCTCGACGTCGCCGAGCAGGAGGTGCAGGCCGCGATCAATGCCGCGGGCAATCTCTTGCCGTCGGACCTGCCGGCGCCGCCGATCTACGCCAAGGTCAATCCGGCCGACGCGCCGATCCTGACCCTCGGCCTGACCTCGAAGACCATGCCCCTGACCCAGGTGCAGGATTTCGTCGACACGCGGCTGGCGCAGAAGATCTCGCAGCTGCCCGGCGTCGGCCTCGTCAGCATCAGCGGCGGCCAGCGGCCGGCCGTGCGCATCCAGGCCGACATCCGCAAGCTCGCGGCCTATGGCCTCAACATCGACGATCTCCGCACCACGCTCGGCAATGCCAACATCAACACGCCGAAGGGCAATTTCGACGGCGCGATGCGCGCCTACACCATCAATGCCAACGACCAGATCCGCAATGCCAGCGACTACCGCTCGCTGATCATCGCCTACAAGAACGGCTCGCCGGTCCGCCTCAGCGACGTCGGCAACGTCGTCGACGGCGCGCAGAACGACAAGCTCGGCGCCTGGATGAACGAGACGCCGGCGATCATCCTCAACATCCAGCGCCAGCCCGGCGCCAACGTGATCTCGGTGGTGCAGGGCATCAAGGACCTGCTGCCGCAGCTGCAGGCGACGCTGCCGGCCGCGATCGACCTCAATATCCTGACCGACCGCACCGTCACGATCCGGGCCTCGGTCCGCGACGTCGAATATGAGCTGTCGCTTGCCGTGATTCTGGTCGTGCTTGTGATCTTCGTGTTCCTGCGCTCGACCCGCGCCACGCTGATCCCGAGCCTGTCGGTGCCGCTCTCGCTGGTCGGCACGCTCGGCGCGATGTACCTGTTCGGCTTCAGCCTGAACAACCTGTCGCTGATGGCGCTGACGATCGCGACCGGCTTCGTGGTCGACGACGCCATCGTCGTGATCGAGAACATCTCGCGCTACATCGAGGAGGGCGAGTCGCCGCTCGAGGCGGCGTTGCGCGGGTCCGAGCAGATCGGCTTCACCATCATCTCGCTGACGGTGTCGCTGATCGCGGTGCTGATCCCGCTGCTCTTCATGGGCGACGTCGTCGGCCGCCTGTTCCGCGAATTCGCCATCACGCTGTCGGTCACGATCCTGATCTCCGCCGTGGTGTCGCTGACCCTGGTGCCGATGGCCTGCGCGAAGCTGCTGAAGCCGGAGGCCATGGCGCGCGAGAACACCTTCCAGCGGCTCAGCCGCGAAGCCTTCGATGCCGTCATCGCGATCTACGCCCGGATGCTCAACTGGGTGCTGGATCGCCAGACCTTCGTGCTGCTGATCGCGCTAACCACCTTTGGCCTGACGGCGCTGCTCTACGTCGTCATCCCCAAGGGCTTCTTTCCGGTGCAGGACACCGGCGTGATCCAGGCGATCTCCGAGGCGCCGCAATCGGTGTCCTATGCGGCGATGGCCGAGCGGCAGCAGCGGCTCGCCAGCGCGATCCTGAAGGATCCGGACGTGCAGAGCCTGTCGTCGTTCATCGGCGTCGACGGCACCAACACGACGCTGAACAGCGGCCGCATCCTGATCAATCTGAAGCCGCATGAGCAGCGCAAGGCCAATGTCTCGACGATCATGGACCGGATCAAGGCGAGCACGGCTGATCTGACCGGGATCACGCTCTACATGCAGCCGGTCCAGGACCTCACCATCGAAGGCACCGTGAGCCGGACGCAGTACCAGTTCATCCTGCAGGATGCCGATCCGAACGAGCTTGCGGAATGGACGCCGAAGCTGGTCGACAAGCTCCGGGAATTGCCCGAGCTCAGCGACGTCACCAGCGACATCTCGGCGCAGGGGCTTTCGGTGTTCGTCGACATCGACCGCGACCAGGCGGCGCGGTTCGGCATCACGCCGGCGACGATCGACAACGCGCTGTACGATTCCTACGGCCAGCGCATCGTCTCGACCGTCTTCACCAATTCGAACCAGTACCGCGTGATTCTGGAAGCCGATCCGTCGCTGCAGAATTCGCTGGATTCGCTGTCGTCGATCTATTTGCCGTCATCGGTGGGCTCGACGCCGGTGCCGCTGTCTGTGATGGCCAAGATGCGGGTGGAGACCGCGCCGCTGCAGATCTCCCATCTCGGCCAGTTCCCGTCGGCGACCGTCTCGTTCAATCTCGCCCCGGGCGCTTCCCTCGGCGGGGCGGTGACGGCGATCAAGCAGGCGCAGGCCGACATCAACCAGCCGCTCGGCATGATCACGAGCTTCCAGGGCGCGGCGCTGGCGTTCCAGTCCTCGCTTTCCAACCAGCTGTTCCTGATCCTGGCCGCGATCATCACGGTTTATATCGTGCTCGGCGTGCTCTATGAGAGCTTCATCCATCCCTTGACCATCCTCTCGACGCTGCCTTCGGCCGGGATCGGCGCGCTGCTGGCGCTGATGATGGCCGGCCAGGATCTCACCATCATCGCGATCATCGGCATCATCCTCCTGATCGGCATCGTGAAGAAGAATGCGATCATGATGATCGACTTCGCGCTCGATGCCGAGCGCAACGAGGGCAAGCCGCCGCGGGAGGCGATCTACCAGGCCTGCCTGCTGCGGTTCCGGCCGATCATCATGACGACGATGGCAGCTGTCCTCGGCGCGCTGCCGTTGATGCTCGGCAGCGGCGCGGGCTCCGAGCTGCGGAATCCGCTCGGCATTTCGATCGTCGGCGGCCTCCTGGTGAGCCAGCTGCTGACCCTGTTCACGACACCGGTGATCTACCTCTGGTTCGATCGCCTCGCGCTGCGGTTTGCCGGGCGGGCGGACGAGATCGGCGAGGCGAGCGGGTCGCGTTGA
- a CDS encoding sensor histidine kinase — MTNATPTLLYIDDDAALARLVERGLTRAGYKVVHAASGQEGLDRLGQGGIDVVALDQYMPGLDGLETLEQILKIPDAPPVVFVTASQDSAIAVTALKAGAADYLVKDVRGEFIPLLQVAVNGAIRQAALQKARDEAEAEVHASRDRYAALAAEREVLLREVNHRVGNSLQIIASLLHLQANSATQQDVKAALTNAMGRVAAVAQVHRRLYTSHDFKTVMLNQYLEALLEDLRRSAEGNKMSRLTLKADPIEIDPDRAVAIGIIVNELVMNAVKYAYPDGAGPIHVELKPQGDDLQLAISDDGVGFSDKADPRGTGMGQRIVSAMAAKLDASVERDPGHKGTRFVVRFARVSPALDKSTSAAAS, encoded by the coding sequence ATGACCAACGCAACGCCGACACTGCTCTACATCGACGACGACGCGGCGCTGGCGCGCCTCGTCGAACGCGGGCTGACGCGCGCGGGCTACAAGGTCGTGCACGCCGCAAGCGGCCAGGAAGGCCTCGACCGGCTCGGCCAGGGCGGCATCGACGTCGTCGCGCTCGACCAGTACATGCCCGGCCTCGACGGGCTGGAGACGCTGGAGCAGATCCTCAAGATACCGGACGCCCCGCCGGTGGTGTTCGTCACGGCGTCGCAGGATTCGGCGATCGCCGTCACCGCGCTGAAGGCCGGTGCGGCGGACTATCTGGTCAAGGACGTCAGGGGCGAATTCATCCCCCTGCTCCAGGTCGCGGTGAACGGCGCGATCCGGCAGGCCGCACTCCAGAAGGCGCGCGATGAAGCCGAGGCCGAGGTGCACGCTTCGCGCGACCGCTATGCCGCGCTCGCCGCAGAGCGTGAGGTTCTGCTCCGCGAGGTCAACCATCGCGTCGGCAATTCGCTGCAGATCATCGCCTCGCTGCTGCATCTGCAGGCCAACTCCGCGACCCAGCAGGATGTGAAGGCCGCGCTCACCAACGCGATGGGGCGCGTCGCGGCCGTCGCACAGGTGCACCGCCGCCTCTACACCTCGCACGACTTCAAGACGGTGATGCTCAACCAGTATCTCGAGGCGCTGCTCGAGGATCTCCGGCGATCGGCCGAAGGCAACAAGATGTCGCGGCTGACCCTGAAGGCCGACCCGATCGAGATCGATCCCGACCGCGCGGTCGCGATCGGCATCATCGTCAACGAGCTGGTGATGAACGCCGTGAAGTACGCCTATCCCGATGGCGCCGGCCCGATCCATGTCGAGCTGAAGCCGCAGGGCGACGATCTGCAACTCGCGATCAGCGACGACGGCGTCGGTTTTTCCGACAAGGCCGATCCGCGCGGCACCGGCATGGGCCAGCGCATCGTCAGCGCGATGGCCGCCAAGCTCGATGCCAGCGTCGAGCGCGACCCCGGCCACAAGGGCACCCGCTTCGTGGTGCGGTTCGCCCGCGTCAGCCCGGCGCTCGACAAATCGACAAGCGCCGCCGCCAGCTAA
- a CDS encoding BA14K family protein, protein MIAMRGLIVCTAIALSVAAASAQQRPMRYGSTGGAYFDGRDDDRDFRSNGYFPGNFAADPFSAGFGAAGLFGSTPWHSARPYPSQVVFGARCQDCRPQRAPRHRGRHE, encoded by the coding sequence ATGATTGCCATGAGAGGACTGATCGTCTGCACCGCCATCGCGCTGAGCGTAGCCGCGGCGTCGGCCCAGCAGCGGCCGATGCGCTACGGCAGCACCGGCGGCGCGTATTTCGACGGCAGGGACGACGACCGCGATTTTCGCAGCAACGGCTATTTCCCCGGCAATTTCGCCGCCGATCCCTTCAGCGCAGGCTTCGGTGCGGCCGGCCTGTTCGGCTCGACGCCGTGGCATTCTGCGCGGCCCTATCCGTCGCAGGTGGTGTTTGGCGCACGGTGTCAGGATTGCCGTCCGCAGCGCGCACCGCGGCACCGCGGCAGGCACGAGTGA
- a CDS encoding efflux RND transporter permease subunit, translating to MDPSTPFIRRPVATTLLTFGLAAAGIVAFFKLPVSPLPQVDFPTISVQATLPGASPQDVATTVASPLERHLGQIADVTEMTSSSSVGSTRITLQFGLNRDINGAARDVQAAINAARADLPTSLRSNPTYRKVNPADAPILILTLTSDTLTRGDLYDAASTVLAQKLSQVEGIGEVVVGGSSLPAVRVDLIPQALYKYGIGLEDVRAALSSANAHSPKGGIDVGDQRYQIYANDQANKADDYKSLIVAYRNGAPVHLSDVGEVADGVENLRNAGLANGKPAVLIILYRQPNANIISTVDLVKGLMPQLQASVSPAIDIGFAVDRSTTIRTSLRDVERTLVLAVLLVIIVVFAFLRNARATFIPVVAVSVSLVATFGAMYLFGYSLDNLSLMALTVATGFVVDDAIVVLENVIRYIEQGLSPLEAALKGANEVGFTVLSMSISLIAVFIPILLMAGIVGRLFREFAMVISISILISLAVSLATTPMMCAVLLKPDAGGHGRLYWASERFFESMLNFYRRTLTAALAHPLSVMLILAAVFGLNFYLYDVIPKGFFPQQDTGRLVGSIQADQSVSFQLMQQKLAQFVGIIKRDPAVETAVGFTGGGQTNSGFVFVSLRPLDERKIGADGVIARLRRELSVVPGASLFLQAVQDIRVGGRASNAQYQYTLQGSTLEELNEWTPKIAAALQRDPDLADVNSDQQNKGLESDLVIDRDAAARLGITVSQIDNTLYDAFGQRQVSTIYVARNQYHVIMEVAPRYWQNPETLKDVYISTSGGSVGGSQSTNAVAGTVVAPGTSSAASAANAQAARNQATNSIGSTGKGVASTGSAVSTSSETMIPLSEVAAFKQGATPLAVNHQGLLVANTISFNLPPNVSLSTAVGSIEATMNRIGVPATIRGTFQGTAKAFQDSLSNQPFLILAALVAIYIVLGVLYESYIHPLTILSTLPSAGVGALLALMAFKTEFSIMALIGVILLIGIVKKNAIMMIDFALEAERRRGLEPLEAIREACLLRFRPIMMTTMAALLGAVPLAIGMGDGGELRQPLGIAIVGGLILSQVLTLYTTPVIYLYLDRFRLWAQRVRRGGAMRMPGSSLQPGE from the coding sequence ATGGATCCGTCAACGCCCTTCATCCGTAGGCCGGTCGCAACCACGCTGTTGACGTTCGGGCTCGCGGCGGCCGGCATCGTCGCGTTCTTCAAGCTGCCGGTGTCGCCGCTGCCGCAGGTGGACTTCCCGACGATCTCGGTGCAGGCGACGCTGCCCGGCGCCAGCCCGCAAGATGTCGCGACCACGGTCGCCAGTCCCCTCGAGCGCCATCTCGGCCAGATCGCCGATGTCACCGAGATGACGTCGTCGAGCTCGGTCGGCTCGACCCGCATCACGCTGCAGTTCGGGCTGAACCGCGATATCAACGGCGCGGCGCGCGACGTGCAGGCCGCGATCAATGCCGCGCGGGCCGACCTGCCGACCAGCCTGCGCAGCAATCCGACCTATCGCAAGGTCAATCCGGCCGACGCGCCGATCCTGATCCTGACGCTGACGTCGGATACGCTGACGCGCGGCGATCTCTACGACGCCGCCTCCACCGTGCTGGCGCAGAAGCTGTCGCAGGTCGAGGGCATCGGCGAGGTCGTGGTCGGCGGCAGCTCGCTGCCGGCCGTGCGCGTCGATCTGATCCCGCAGGCGCTCTACAAATACGGCATCGGTCTGGAAGACGTCCGCGCGGCGCTGTCGAGCGCCAACGCCCACAGCCCCAAGGGCGGCATCGACGTCGGCGACCAGCGCTACCAGATCTACGCCAACGACCAGGCCAACAAGGCCGATGACTACAAATCGCTGATCGTGGCCTACCGCAATGGCGCGCCGGTTCATCTCTCCGACGTCGGCGAGGTGGCCGATGGCGTCGAGAACCTGCGCAATGCCGGGCTCGCCAACGGCAAGCCGGCGGTTCTGATCATCCTCTACCGGCAGCCGAACGCCAACATCATCAGTACCGTCGACCTCGTGAAGGGGCTGATGCCGCAGCTGCAGGCATCGGTCTCGCCGGCGATCGACATCGGCTTTGCGGTTGACCGTTCGACCACCATCCGCACCTCGCTCCGGGACGTCGAGCGAACCCTCGTTCTGGCGGTGCTGCTGGTCATCATCGTGGTGTTCGCGTTCCTGCGCAATGCGCGCGCCACCTTCATCCCGGTGGTGGCGGTCTCGGTGTCGCTGGTCGCGACCTTCGGGGCGATGTACCTGTTCGGCTACAGCCTGGACAACCTCTCCCTGATGGCGCTGACGGTCGCGACCGGCTTCGTGGTCGACGACGCCATCGTCGTGCTGGAGAACGTCATCCGCTACATCGAGCAGGGGCTGAGCCCGCTCGAGGCCGCGCTGAAGGGCGCCAACGAGGTCGGCTTCACCGTGCTGTCGATGAGCATCTCGCTGATCGCGGTGTTCATCCCGATCCTGCTGATGGCCGGCATCGTCGGGCGGCTGTTCCGCGAGTTCGCGATGGTGATCTCGATCTCGATCCTGATCTCGCTCGCGGTCTCGCTGGCGACCACGCCGATGATGTGCGCCGTGCTGCTCAAGCCGGACGCCGGCGGCCATGGCCGGCTCTATTGGGCGAGCGAGCGCTTCTTCGAGTCGATGCTCAATTTCTACCGCAGGACGCTGACCGCGGCGCTGGCGCATCCGCTGTCGGTGATGCTGATCCTGGCGGCGGTGTTCGGCCTCAACTTCTATCTCTACGACGTGATCCCGAAGGGCTTCTTCCCGCAGCAGGACACCGGCCGGCTGGTCGGCTCGATCCAGGCCGACCAGAGCGTGTCGTTCCAGCTGATGCAGCAGAAGCTCGCGCAGTTCGTCGGCATCATCAAGCGCGATCCGGCGGTGGAGACGGCGGTCGGCTTCACCGGCGGCGGGCAGACCAATTCCGGCTTCGTGTTCGTCTCGCTGCGTCCGCTCGATGAGCGCAAGATCGGCGCCGACGGCGTGATCGCGCGGCTGCGCCGCGAGTTGTCGGTGGTGCCGGGCGCGAGCCTGTTCCTGCAGGCGGTGCAGGACATCCGGGTCGGGGGCAGGGCCTCGAACGCGCAGTATCAGTACACGCTGCAGGGTTCGACGCTGGAGGAGCTCAATGAATGGACGCCGAAGATCGCCGCGGCCCTGCAGCGCGATCCTGATCTCGCCGACGTCAACAGCGACCAGCAGAACAAGGGCCTGGAATCCGATCTCGTGATCGACCGCGACGCCGCGGCCCGGCTCGGCATCACGGTGAGCCAGATCGACAACACCCTCTACGATGCCTTCGGCCAGCGGCAGGTGTCGACGATCTATGTCGCGCGCAACCAGTATCACGTCATCATGGAGGTCGCGCCACGCTACTGGCAGAATCCGGAGACGCTGAAGGACGTCTATATCAGCACGTCCGGCGGATCGGTCGGCGGCTCGCAATCGACCAACGCGGTGGCGGGCACGGTCGTTGCGCCAGGCACCTCGAGCGCGGCCAGTGCGGCCAACGCTCAGGCCGCGCGCAACCAGGCCACCAATTCGATCGGTTCGACCGGGAAGGGCGTGGCCTCGACCGGATCGGCCGTCTCCACCAGCAGCGAGACCATGATCCCGCTGTCGGAGGTTGCGGCGTTCAAGCAGGGCGCGACGCCGCTTGCGGTCAATCACCAGGGCCTGCTGGTCGCCAACACCATCTCGTTCAACCTGCCGCCGAACGTGTCGCTGAGCACGGCGGTCGGCAGCATCGAGGCGACCATGAACCGGATCGGGGTCCCGGCCACGATCCGCGGCACCTTCCAGGGTACCGCCAAGGCGTTCCAGGACTCGCTGAGCAACCAGCCGTTCCTGATCCTTGCCGCGCTGGTCGCGATCTACATCGTGCTGGGCGTGCTCTACGAAAGCTACATCCATCCGCTGACCATCTTGTCCACATTGCCCTCGGCGGGTGTGGGCGCCTTGCTGGCGCTGATGGCATTCAAGACCGAGTTCAGTATCATGGCGCTGATCGGCGTCATCCTGCTGATCGGCATTGTGAAGAAGAACGCCATCATGATGATCGACTTTGCGCTGGAGGCGGAACGCAGGCGCGGGCTGGAGCCGCTCGAGGCGATCCGGGAGGCCTGCCTGCTGCGCTTCCGCCCCATCATGATGACGACGATGGCCGCGCTGCTCGGGGCGGTGCCGCTGGCGATCGGCATGGGCGACGGCGGCGAGCTGCGGCAGCCGCTCGGAATCGCCATCGTCGGTGGCCTGATCCTGAGCCAGGTCCTCACGCTGTACACGACGCCGGTCATCTACCTCTATCTCGACCGGTTCCGCCTGTGGGCCCAGCGCGTGCGCCGCGGCGGCGCGATGCGGATGCCGGGCTCCTCACTTCAACCGGGCGAGTAA
- a CDS encoding response regulator has protein sequence MSDPVTIIMIEDDEGHARLIERNIRRSGVNNEIIPFTNGTEAVNYLFGKDGSAVERKGQALLILLDLNLPDMTGIDILKRVKENKYLKSTPVVVLTTTDDSQEIKRCYELGCNVYITKPVNYESFANAIRQLGLFFSVIQVPPAAL, from the coding sequence ATGAGTGATCCAGTCACCATCATCATGATCGAGGACGACGAGGGCCATGCCCGCCTGATTGAGCGGAATATCCGGCGCTCAGGTGTCAACAATGAGATCATCCCGTTCACCAACGGTACAGAGGCCGTCAACTACCTGTTCGGCAAGGATGGCAGCGCCGTCGAGCGCAAGGGCCAGGCCCTGCTGATCCTGCTCGATCTCAATCTGCCCGACATGACCGGCATCGATATTCTGAAGCGGGTCAAGGAGAACAAGTATCTCAAGTCGACGCCGGTGGTCGTGCTGACCACGACCGACGACTCCCAGGAGATCAAGCGTTGCTACGAGCTCGGTTGCAACGTCTACATCACCAAGCCGGTGAACTACGAAAGCTTTGCCAACGCCATTCGCCAGCTTGGCCTGTTCTTTTCGGTGATTCAGGTGCCGCCGGCTGCCTTATGA
- a CDS encoding efflux transporter outer membrane subunit: MPTGAALRNLQLVRKPIRFLRVAAFGGLSLGLSGCILGAEKPELSLEVPASYKTAAKGDADAAVPALAWWRGFRSPELTGLMESAQLYNLDIAVAIAQIVQADAQVGVSGAALLPSISGSANAERQRVATGSSSSFGTSGTFSQYSLGLSASYIVDFWGKNRATLSASEESATVARYNREVVALTTMATVANTYFQLLAAQDQIKVTRRNLAAAERILALIKSQFAGGTASQLDLSQQEALVATQRAAIPPLEVTVGQNTAALAVLVARAPADFKVRGGSTTQIAVPRVTPGLPSELLYQRPDVREAEAQLASSNFSVDAARAAFFPQIQLTGTTGFQSAALAALFAPGAWYYTLAAGLTQPLFDGFLLESQLKLAKGQQLQNLQAYRKAVLSAFADVEKALIALQKYTLQERLQSDVVAASRKAFEVAETQLRGGTVNLITVLQAQQTLFTAENNLVTVRLNKLLAASSLFQALGGGWTPAGTLAAAVP, encoded by the coding sequence ATGCCGACAGGTGCAGCGTTGCGAAATCTTCAGTTGGTGCGCAAGCCGATCCGGTTTCTGCGCGTGGCGGCGTTCGGCGGCCTCAGCCTCGGCCTGTCCGGCTGCATCCTCGGGGCGGAGAAGCCCGAGCTCAGCCTCGAAGTGCCGGCGAGCTACAAGACTGCGGCCAAGGGCGATGCCGACGCGGCCGTTCCGGCGCTCGCCTGGTGGCGCGGCTTCCGCTCGCCCGAATTGACCGGGCTGATGGAATCCGCGCAGCTCTACAATCTCGACATCGCGGTGGCGATCGCCCAGATCGTGCAGGCCGATGCCCAGGTCGGCGTGTCCGGCGCCGCGCTGCTGCCGTCCATCTCCGGATCGGCGAATGCCGAGCGTCAGCGTGTGGCAACGGGATCCAGTTCGTCGTTCGGCACCAGCGGCACTTTCTCGCAGTACAGCCTCGGGCTGAGCGCAAGCTACATCGTCGATTTCTGGGGCAAGAACCGCGCGACGCTGTCGGCCTCGGAGGAGAGTGCGACCGTCGCGCGCTACAATCGCGAGGTGGTCGCGCTGACCACGATGGCGACGGTCGCCAATACCTATTTCCAGCTGCTGGCGGCGCAGGACCAGATCAAGGTCACCCGCCGCAACCTCGCGGCGGCCGAGCGCATCCTTGCGCTGATCAAGTCGCAATTCGCCGGCGGCACCGCCTCGCAGCTCGATCTGTCGCAGCAGGAGGCGCTGGTCGCCACGCAGCGCGCGGCGATCCCGCCGCTCGAGGTAACGGTCGGGCAGAACACCGCGGCGCTCGCCGTGCTGGTGGCGCGCGCGCCGGCCGATTTCAAGGTGCGCGGCGGGTCCACCACGCAGATCGCGGTGCCGCGCGTCACGCCGGGACTGCCGTCGGAATTGCTCTACCAGCGGCCTGACGTCCGCGAGGCCGAGGCGCAGCTGGCGTCGTCCAATTTCAGCGTCGACGCGGCGCGCGCGGCATTCTTTCCGCAGATCCAGCTGACCGGCACCACCGGCTTCCAGAGCGCGGCGCTGGCCGCGCTGTTTGCGCCGGGCGCCTGGTACTACACGCTCGCCGCCGGGCTGACCCAGCCGCTGTTCGACGGCTTCCTGCTGGAGAGCCAGCTCAAGCTCGCCAAGGGCCAGCAACTGCAAAACCTGCAGGCCTATCGCAAGGCGGTGCTGTCGGCCTTCGCCGATGTCGAGAAGGCGCTGATCGCGTTGCAGAAGTACACATTGCAGGAGCGCCTGCAGTCCGACGTCGTCGCCGCCTCGCGCAAGGCGTTCGAGGTCGCCGAGACGCAGTTGCGCGGCGGCACGGTCAACCTGATCACGGTGCTGCAGGCCCAGCAGACGCTGTTCACAGCCGAAAACAATCTGGTCACGGTTCGGCTCAACAAGCTGCTGGCGGCGAGCAGCCTGTTCCAGGCGCTCGGCGGCGGCTGGACGCCCGCCGGTACGCTGGCGGCGGCGGTGCCATGA